The DNA region ACGATAGGCGGAGCGAAGGGAAAAAAGCCCTACTCCTCGGTCTCGTCGTCGTCCGCGGCCTCCAGGGCGTCGGCCGGAACGCCGGTCTCCTGTCCGTCCTCGAAGCTCACCGTGTACGTCGCCTCGCCGAACATCGTCTCCATCACCTGCGTGACGGTGCCGACTTCCTCGTCGAACTCGCTGTGCTTGTCGTGGAACACGACGCGGTCGTCTTTCTCGAAGCTCATACGACCTGTTCCCGTCGATGGCGTAAAAGGACGGTGGTTCGACGTGCCGCCGGGACGCGTTTCGATGCCGTCGACCCGGCGTCTGGTGACACCGAGTCGGAGTTCGACGCTGACGATTCGACGCACTCGCGAACGTCGAAGCCTTATTTTTCCCGGAGTCGCAATCTTCTCGCGATGATTCACCGGCACCGTGCGGGGAGCGACACGCTCTGGCACGCGCTCCGATGACGACGCTCAGCGACCTCTGGTTTCTGGCCGACGAGGCGCGACGTCGCGCCGAGCGAGCGTACCACACGCTCGACGACCGATACGACTCGTTTCTGGAGCGGCCGCGGAC from Haloprofundus halobius includes:
- a CDS encoding DUF1918 domain-containing protein, giving the protein MSFEKDDRVVFHDKHSEFDEEVGTVTQVMETMFGEATYTVSFEDGQETGVPADALEAADDDETEE